The Candidatus Hydrogenedentota bacterium genome includes a window with the following:
- the dcd gene encoding dCTP deaminase — protein sequence MIIKADIIADRLESCESGADPLVITPQPDIAALRKSGSASIDLRLGTWISTMRNTTVPYLKVLEPDDASPNENQLTKSHYVPFGKDFVLHPNAFVLGAVLEWIRLPKDLAGYVIGKSKWGRRGLIIATATGVHPGFTGCLTLEITNVGEVPICIQPGMSICQLFLHEVGSNTKATDPSLLSGNRKPVLGTIRPDSVAMRLSTPIETLS from the coding sequence ATGATTATTAAGGCAGACATCATTGCAGATCGATTGGAATCCTGTGAATCAGGTGCAGATCCGCTCGTAATCACTCCTCAGCCGGATATCGCCGCATTGCGCAAAAGCGGATCTGCTTCAATAGACCTTCGCCTTGGCACTTGGATCAGCACAATGCGCAATACAACTGTACCATACTTGAAGGTCTTGGAGCCTGACGACGCCAGTCCAAACGAGAATCAATTGACGAAGTCTCACTACGTCCCTTTCGGCAAGGACTTTGTGTTGCATCCGAACGCGTTTGTGTTGGGAGCCGTTTTGGAGTGGATCAGACTTCCCAAGGACTTGGCGGGTTACGTGATCGGCAAGTCCAAATGGGGGCGAAGAGGCCTCATCATCGCAACTGCGACAGGCGTACACCCCGGATTCACCGGATGCTTGACTCTGGAGATTACCAACGTGGGCGAAGTACCTATCTGTATTCAACCCGGAATGTCCATCTGCCAGTTGTTTCTTCACGAGGTGGGGTCAAATACTAAGGCTACCGACCCAAGCCTTCTCAGTGGCAACCGTAAACCGGTTCTCGGGACTATCAGACCGGACAGCGTTGCTATGCGGCTGAGTACCCCTATAGAGACATTAAGCTAA